The Porites lutea chromosome 11, jaPorLute2.1, whole genome shotgun sequence genome includes a region encoding these proteins:
- the LOC140952601 gene encoding uncharacterized protein has translation MASVTSTRLWRLATLKRVTQPVLKLCLSTDVRKTERIFDRMKKFVLGEGAPQEESGETMDSYYQLAKVEEPLIYSMETHEILDTLQNIVSEVVPDVTRDQWESQSVSDLVVKYKVLSRCHQEFGLLVPNCQLNTMSSVQDVIHYYTTAKPKDTRTFKSIDMDKLPPNLVMGGKVPFKTVSS, from the exons ATGGCGTCTGTAACTTCCACCAGGTTGTGGAGGCTTGCTACGCTAAAACGAGTTACGCAGCCAGTTTTGAAGCTGTGTCTCAGCACCGATGTGAGGAAAACAGAACGTATTTTTGATAGaatgaagaaatttgtcttagGCGAAGGAGCGCCGCAAGAAGAAAGCGGGGAAACCATGGACAG TTATTATCAACTGGCCAAGGTTGAAGAGCCATTAATATACAGCATGGAAACACATGAAATTTTGGATACACTTCAAAACATTGTGTCTGAAGTGGTACCTGATGTAACACGTGATCAGTGGGAAAGTCAATCAGTTAGTGACCTGGTGGTTAAGTACAAG GTTCTTAGCAGATGTCACCAAGAATTTGGACTCCTGGTTCCCAATTGTCAGTTAAACACAATGAGCAGTGTTCAGGACGTTATTCATTACTACACAACAGCCAAGCCCAAAGATACTAGAACATTTAAATCTATTGATATGGACAAATTACCTCCAAACTTAGTTATGGGAGGCAAGGTTccttttaaaactgtatcttCATGA
- the LOC140952075 gene encoding phosphatidylserine decarboxylase proenzyme, mitochondrial-like isoform X1 — protein MLFHAEDQILLDVQFHVRVDEAGANSQAWLSLFLSINTLFSVLFIIVVTKLDVLRSWKIRSVEMKIKVSTKRGAQRLGTAVRSYLGTLRWFSIPASVGFAYICYQQFWHVKEREERRLKSGELVAQWQVALMKKLPTRAFSRVWGKFCDVHLPLWLRKPVIGTFSWYFSCNVAEAVEEEIINYPSLGAFFRRQLKPNTRKICEASSIVSPADGRVLHFGVVERDVVEQVKGMTYSMKTFLGPDQPSTSTLRELEVNEDKKLYHCVIYLGPGDYHSFHSPSEWNVSLRRHFPGDLFSVHPGIARIMSGLFNHNERVVLSGTWKHGFFSFTAVGAYNVGSIVLKFDEDLKTNKPERYTPGFYDDRGYVNDNTKGVSLRRGERMGAFNLGSTIVLIFEAPKDFEFLVHPGQKLQYGEPIGSSQKDTD, from the exons ATGTTATTCCACGCAGAAGATCAGATACTTTTAGATGTACAATTTCACGTACGAGTCGATGAAGCCGGTGCTAACAGTCAAGCATGGCTTTCCCTTTTTCTGAGCATCAACACTCTGTTCAGTGTGTTATTTATTATCGTCGTAACAAAACTGGACGTTCTTCGATCCTGGAAAATCAGAAGcgtggaaatgaaaataaaagtcaGCACTAAACGAG GTGCCCAGAGACTTGGGACAGCCGTGAGAAGCTATTTGGGGACCTTGCGATGGTTTAGTATTCCAGCAAGTGTGGGCTTTGCTTATATTTGTTATCAGCAGTTCTGGCATGTTAAGGAAAGAGAGGAAAGAAGACTCAAATCTGGTGAATTGGTTGCTCAGTGGCAG gttgCCTTAATGAAGAAGCTACCAACAAGAGCTTTTTCTCGTGTATGGGGTAAATTTTGTGACGTGCATTTACCCCTTTGGTTGCGTAAACCTGTCATTGGAACATTTTCGTGGTATTTTTCCTGTAATGTTGCTGAAGCTGTGGAAGAAGAAATTATTAATTATCCAAGCCTGGGAGCTTTCTTTAGGAGACAACTTAAACCTAACACTAGAAAGATCTGCGAGGCTAGTTCTATT GTCAGTCCAGCTGATGGGCGTGTTCTTCATTTTGGTGTAGTGGAAAGAGACGTGGTAGAGCAAGTCAAAGGAATGACTTATTCAATGAAAACTTTCCTTGGACCTGACCAGCCATCTACTTCAACACTCAGGGAATTAGAAGTGAATGAGGATAAAAAGCTTTATCACTGTGTTATTTATCTTGGACCTGGTGACTACCATTCATTTCACTCTCCTAGTGAATGGAATGTTTCCCTCAGAAGACATTTTCCAG GAGACTTATTTTCCGTTCACCCAGGAATTGCAAGAATAATGTCTGGTTTGTTTAACCACAATGAACGTGTTGTTTTGAGTGGTACGTGGAAGCATGGATTTTTTAGTTTTACTGCAGTTGGAGCTTACAATGTTGGATCTATTGTCCTTAAGTTCGATGAG GATTTGAAAACCAATAAACCAGAGAGATATACACCAGGCTTCTACGATGACCGCGGATATGTTAATGACAACACTAAAGGTGTATCTTTGAGACGTGGAGAGAGGATGGGAGCTTTTAACCTTGGATCAACTATTGTCTTGATATTTGAGGCACCAAAAgactttgaatttcttgttcATCCTGGACAGAAACTGCAATATGGTGAACCAATTGGATCATCTCAAAAAGACACAGACTAG
- the LOC140952075 gene encoding phosphatidylserine decarboxylase proenzyme, mitochondrial-like isoform X2, whose protein sequence is MYCILRGSTRVILYRSSCARSPLVVKSNVVAEHSPILYSKFSVLGIYPLLSRNYHTARGAQRLGTAVRSYLGTLRWFSIPASVGFAYICYQQFWHVKEREERRLKSGELVAQWQVALMKKLPTRAFSRVWGKFCDVHLPLWLRKPVIGTFSWYFSCNVAEAVEEEIINYPSLGAFFRRQLKPNTRKICEASSIVSPADGRVLHFGVVERDVVEQVKGMTYSMKTFLGPDQPSTSTLRELEVNEDKKLYHCVIYLGPGDYHSFHSPSEWNVSLRRHFPGDLFSVHPGIARIMSGLFNHNERVVLSGTWKHGFFSFTAVGAYNVGSIVLKFDEDLKTNKPERYTPGFYDDRGYVNDNTKGVSLRRGERMGAFNLGSTIVLIFEAPKDFEFLVHPGQKLQYGEPIGSSQKDTD, encoded by the exons ATGTATTGCATTTTACGTGGATCTACAAGGGTAATTTTGTACCGTTCGTCGTGCGCGCGATCTCCACTTGTTGTAAAGTCGAATGTTGTCGCAGAACATTCGCCTATTCTCTACAGCAAGTTTTCTGTGCTTGGAATATATCCTTTGCTTTCACGTAACTATCATACAGCCAGAG GTGCCCAGAGACTTGGGACAGCCGTGAGAAGCTATTTGGGGACCTTGCGATGGTTTAGTATTCCAGCAAGTGTGGGCTTTGCTTATATTTGTTATCAGCAGTTCTGGCATGTTAAGGAAAGAGAGGAAAGAAGACTCAAATCTGGTGAATTGGTTGCTCAGTGGCAG gttgCCTTAATGAAGAAGCTACCAACAAGAGCTTTTTCTCGTGTATGGGGTAAATTTTGTGACGTGCATTTACCCCTTTGGTTGCGTAAACCTGTCATTGGAACATTTTCGTGGTATTTTTCCTGTAATGTTGCTGAAGCTGTGGAAGAAGAAATTATTAATTATCCAAGCCTGGGAGCTTTCTTTAGGAGACAACTTAAACCTAACACTAGAAAGATCTGCGAGGCTAGTTCTATT GTCAGTCCAGCTGATGGGCGTGTTCTTCATTTTGGTGTAGTGGAAAGAGACGTGGTAGAGCAAGTCAAAGGAATGACTTATTCAATGAAAACTTTCCTTGGACCTGACCAGCCATCTACTTCAACACTCAGGGAATTAGAAGTGAATGAGGATAAAAAGCTTTATCACTGTGTTATTTATCTTGGACCTGGTGACTACCATTCATTTCACTCTCCTAGTGAATGGAATGTTTCCCTCAGAAGACATTTTCCAG GAGACTTATTTTCCGTTCACCCAGGAATTGCAAGAATAATGTCTGGTTTGTTTAACCACAATGAACGTGTTGTTTTGAGTGGTACGTGGAAGCATGGATTTTTTAGTTTTACTGCAGTTGGAGCTTACAATGTTGGATCTATTGTCCTTAAGTTCGATGAG GATTTGAAAACCAATAAACCAGAGAGATATACACCAGGCTTCTACGATGACCGCGGATATGTTAATGACAACACTAAAGGTGTATCTTTGAGACGTGGAGAGAGGATGGGAGCTTTTAACCTTGGATCAACTATTGTCTTGATATTTGAGGCACCAAAAgactttgaatttcttgttcATCCTGGACAGAAACTGCAATATGGTGAACCAATTGGATCATCTCAAAAAGACACAGACTAG
- the LOC140952475 gene encoding uncharacterized protein has translation MTGKHGDTEKDRDTKGARFRDVVINRRKVSNQNHCCNCRDGRDGRDGQNGKDGRDGRDGINAGNGMKGQKGERGSPGNNAGGVIKFSDTAEKCTASIAGTVSYSTSQKSLQLCDGNHWLPVLAVRKGYTADRPGRHCLDVSNSGTLKL, from the exons ATGACAGGAAAACATGGCGATACTGAGAAAGATCGTGACACAAAAGGTGCTCGCTTTAGAGACGTGGTGATTAACAGACGGAAG GTATCAAATCAAAACCATTGCTGCAACTGTCGCGACG GAAGGGACGGACGAGATGGTCAGAACG GAAAGGATGGTCGTGATGGAAGAGACGGGATCAACGCGGGAAACGGGATGAAG ggtcaaaaaGGAGAACGTGGCTCACCAGGAAACAACGCAGGAGGTGTAATTAAGTTTAGCGATACCGCTGAGAAATGTACCGCAAGCATTGCTGGCACTGTTAGCTACAGTACTTCCCAGAAATCGTTACAACTCTGTGATGGAAACCATTGGCTGCCAGTGTTGGCTGTTAGAAAAGGTTACACAGCAGATAGACCAGGCCGCCATTGTTTGGATGTCTCAAATTCTGGTACgcttaaactttga
- the LOC140952476 gene encoding uncharacterized protein has product MVVVEKAGTYRVSQSHGSGLYWIDPNGGSTKDSFQAFCDMETERGGWTLVATKVSPGFLFIKTVFSSVAAATKNRDAASHIHPSMGNWTEVMFRFADVDTIRLIYNRKAGAPNKDKEEFDKFLMGKSMNLKKNVNGFYKYSPADNKRNPSVGFATISSLYFQSNAGISEYHGGTDKWLDMVKGTDGSNSYVYSDNSRARGTKCIAGYCYLNKPIWVMVR; this is encoded by the exons ATGGTTGTTGTAGAGAAGGCTGGGACGTACAGAGTAA GCCAAAGTCATGGCAGTGGGCTTTACTGGATTGATCCAAACGGTGGCTCGACAAAAGATTCGTTCCAAGCCTTTTGCGACATGGAAACTGAGCGTGGAGGTTGGACCCTAGTTGCCACAAAGGTCTCCCCAGGCTTCCTCTTCATCAAAACTGTTTTCTCATCAGTGGCTGCTGCAACTAAGAACAGAGATGCCGCGAGTCACATACATCCAAGCATGGGGAACTGGACAGAGGTTATGTTCCGCTTTGCTGACGTTGATACCATCCGACTTATTTACAACAGAAAAGCGGGCGCACCAAACAAAGACAAAGAGGAATTCGACAAGTTCTTGATGGGGAAGTCtatgaatttgaaaaagaacgTGAATGGATTTTATAAGTACAGTCCAGCAGATAACAAAAGAAATCCCAGCGTGGGTTTTGCCACCATATCCTCTTTGTACTTCCAGTCAAACGCTGGGATCTCAGAATATCACGGTGGCACGGATAAGTGGCTTGACATGGTGAAAGGTACTGACGGCTCAAACAGCTACGTCTACAGCGATAACAGCAGGGCTCGGGGCACCAAATGTATCGCGGGCTACTGTTATCTGAACAAGCCAATCTGGGTGATGGTGCGCTAG
- the LOC140952477 gene encoding uncharacterized protein, giving the protein MEKRSESSSFPNPRLVLRIVKDLFVFQGQKGERGSPGKNAGGVIKFSDTAEKCTSSIAGTVSYNTSQKSLQLCDGSVWLPVLTVGKGYTADRPGRHCLDILNSGQSHGSGLYWIDPNGGSTADSFQAFCDMETERGGWTLVATKVSPGFIFIKTVFSSVAAATKNADAASHIHPSMGNWKEVMFRFDDVDTIRIIYNRKAGAPNKDKEEFDKFLMGKSMKLIKNVNGFYKYSPADNKRNPSVGFATISTLYFDSSKGISEYHGGTDKWLDMWNTGDGSNKYIYSDDSRARGTKCIAGYCYLNKPIWVMVR; this is encoded by the exons ATGGAAAA GAGATCTGAGTCTTCAAGTTTCCCCAACCCTAGATTGGTTTTAAGAATAGTTAaggacttgtttgtttttcagggtcaaaaaGGAGAACGTGGCTCACCAGGAAAGAATGCAGGAGGTGTAATTAAGTTTAGCGATACCGCTGAGAAATGTACCTCAAGCATCGCCGGCACTGTAAGCTACAATACTTCCCAGAAATCCTTGCAACTCTGTGATGGAAGTGTTTGGCTTCCAGTGCTGACTGTTGGAAAAGGTTACACGGCAGATAGACCCGGCCGCCATTGCTTGGATATTTTAAATTCTG GCCAAAGTCATGGCAGTGGGCTTTACTGGATTGATCCAAACGGTGGCTCGACAGCTGACTCATTCCAAGCCTTTTGCGACATGGAAACTGAGCGTGGAGGTTGGACCCTAGTTGCCACTAAGGTCTCCCCAGGCTTCATCTTCATCAAAACTGTTTTCTCATCAGTGGCCGCTGCAACTAAGAACGCAGATGCCGCGAGTCACATACATCCAAGCATGGGGAACTGGAAAGAGGTTATGTTCCGCTTTGATGACGTTGATACCATCCGAATCATTTACAACAGAAAAGCGGGCGCACCAAACAAAGACAAAGAGGAATTCGACAAGTTTTTGATGGGGAAGTCTATGAAGTTGATAAAGAACGTGAATGGATTTTATAAGTACAGTCCAGCAGATAACAAAAGAAATCCCAGCGTGGGTTTTGCCACTATATCTACTTTGTACTTCGATTCAAGCAAGGGGATCTCAGAATATCACGGTGGCACGGATAAGTGGCTTGACATGTGGAATACTGGTGATGGCTCAAACAAATACATCTACAGCGATGACAGCAGGGCGCGGGGCACCAAATGTATCGCGGGCTACTGTTATCTGAACAAGCCAATCTGGGTGATGGTGCGTTAG